The proteins below come from a single Candidatus Bathyarchaeota archaeon genomic window:
- a CDS encoding RNA repair domain-containing protein — protein sequence MHPLRVIFNRIIWNNKERKEDYEITYIHRGATNDRKTIHMNSITKVEKSTFIYADNGAETTIPLHRVLIVRNIKTGNIIWKKV from the coding sequence ATGCATCCTTTGAGAGTAATATTCAATAGAATAATTTGGAATAACAAAGAAAGGAAAGAAGATTACGAAATAACTTATATCCATCGAGGAGCAACAAATGACCGTAAAACTATTCATATGAATTCCATTACAAAAGTCGAAAAATCTACCTTTATTTATGCTGATAACGGAGCAGAAACCACTATCCCGCTTCACAGAGTTCTAATTGTAAGAAATATAAAAACAGGAAACATTATCTGGAAAAAAGTTTAA